AGTGGGAAGGCAATTAATGAGGGTAGAGGCATGACTAAGAGCATAAGACCAGAAAATGTTTGGTAAGTGTGCATGAAAAAGGAGGGAGCGGGTAACATTTAATAAGTGCTGGTGTTTTCGCTCAACTAaaccattttgttggggagtttCAACACACGTGGTTTGGTGAACAAttccaatatttttataaaatccgGCCATAATAAAGGTTTTAAACTGTCTTTCAGCATAGGTAATGAAGGATTGTAAAAGTGACTGAGTTTCAGCTTTTGAGATTAAAGGAAACACCCAAACATatctagaaaaatcatcaacaatggttaaaaaatatttatgaccaTGAATGGAAGTAGCAGCACAAGGgccccaaatatcaacatgtaataaggaaaaaaatagaagaagcaTGAGAAGTACTAATAGGAAAAGAAGGTTTTCTTTGTTTAGCCATATGACAAGGAGTACATATAAAAGAGTGATCAAAATTGATCACAGGATATAACTGTTGCATTACATGTAACCTATCATAGGAGGGGTGGCCTAATTTATAATGCCAAATATCAATAGCTTCCTTATTACAAATTGTGGTGTTGATGGAGCTAACAGAGGTCTTGAGTGTATACAATCCATCTTGAGCATCAACTATACCAATCATCCTCTTGTTGTGTCTGTCCTGTATAAAACATTGATTGTCAAGAAATATTAGTTGACAATTATGGGTTGTGGTAAGCTTGGAAACagatataagattaaaattaaattgtggaAGATATAGGACGTTAGAAATAGACAGAGAATTGTTAATCTGCATTGTTCCGGAATATGAAGCTATGGTTTGCTGTTTGTTTGGTAATTTTACCGTAATGGGATCAATAGCTTTATAGGATGAATATAGATTCAAGGAAGAAGATACATGATCACTAGCTCCGGAATCTATAATCCACGTGACATGGTTTGTAACATGAGAAATTGGTAGCACATTACCTATAAAAGAAGTATTTGGAGAAAAGGTTGTACCAATTTGATTTATACGGGAAGTAGTTGTAGATGATCCCAATTGTGTTTGCTGCTGCAGCAGATCTATCAAATGTTGATATTGCTGAGGAGTGATTTATGGCACATTCGAGTCAGATACTTGGATGTGATCAATGGGTCCTTTAGTATTACTTGTAGCAACATTGTTCCCCATAACAGGTCTATGCAATTTATGTCCAGGAGGGTAGCCATGCTTCCTAAAGCATTCATCAATAGTGTGTCCAGTGATATTGCAAAAAGTGCAAACCTTGGAGTTGTGTGAACCTGAATTTGATCTTCTGTCGAAGCCTCCCCTATTTGATGAATAGCCTCGACCTCCTCTTATTCCTCCTCTGTTGTATGAAGATCCTGATGGATAACCATTCTTTTTGTAACAATTGTCAGTTGTGTGATAATCTTTTCCACAAAATGTGCAAGACACCTTGTTATTGGCATTTGTTGTGGCTGCATTTATCATACTCATATTACTCATGGTAAGGTTATTACATTGTCTTTCTTGCTGAACAACATAAGAAAAAACCTTAGAAATAGGAGGAAGAGGATccatcattaaaatatttgttctgATCCTGCTGCTTCCTTTCAATGCTTTCAGTGAGTGCCTTACACGAACATGCTGGTATGCATGTGCAAGACAGATCCGGTCTATAACATTCCAATTCATCCCAGATTACACGAAGCGTAGAAAAATACTCCGAAATAGATGTGTCACCTTGTTTTATTGATGCAGcttcttgttgcaattctgCTATTCTCAGTAAATCACCTTGAGAATATCTGGACTTCAAATCCTTCCAAATATCATCAGCTTGATTCATCCATAATATGCTTTGACGAGTTGAAGGCGAAACCGAATGCACCAACCATGAGACTACCATGTTATTGCATTTTTTCCATGCAGGATATAGGTCATCGGTTGTGGATGGCTTAGACAGGGTTTGATCCACAAATTCTGATTTATTCTTTGCACTTAAAGCAGTGAGCATACTCCGACTCCATGAATTGTAATTGGTTGGATCCAAAAGAGGAGAAATCAACGCTGCTGAGGGGTTTTCTCCAGGATGTAAATAGTAAGGGCTATTTTGATCAATGGTAGCCATGAGTTGgcttggtaaaaaaaaaacacaagaaatcaAGAAAGGGAATATCAGAGGCACAGCAGAACTCTTCGATTGAATAGTTCTAATACCATCTTAAATAATGAGAATTATACTGATAGGAGAAACAGAGAAGCAAAGAATAATCTGTGTATTATCTTAATTCTGCATAATGcagatacaaatatttatacatcaaaattataacaaaattaattataattctatctAATCTATCAGCTATATAcacagaataataacaaacaaaaataataacaaataaattcttaaaacctaaaaagatatcaaatattaaatcataaCACTACTAGCGAAATTTTTTCTTAAGTGACAAGTATTGCAAACAAAATTTTCGTTGCAATTAGTACAAGGATAATGCTTTTTCATTGTTTCAAGTCTTTTTGCCGAAAGATGTTCCATTCTTAGGTGccataaaatactttttattttaattttttaccaaataAAAGACCGACAATTACTGTAAGTGaatctttcaaaataatttattaataaaaaaattaaaatgattataatttaataaaaaatagaaggtaggaagataaaaagaataaatgaaataattagaaTAAGAATGAAGTGAGTTAGGAGAGTGAAGGGAAGAGAAGGAGATGAGGAGATCTGGAAAGCATGAAGGGGTGGGAGAAGAGAAACTCATTGACAATAAAATCGACAAATTTCTCAAGAGGTTATCGTGCGCCGCGATCACAATAGCCTCCCTAAcgctcctcttcctcttcctccgcACGCCCGACACCTGCGTCCCCCGCCGCGCGCCGGTCAAGCCGCACCTCCGCTTCCCCAAGTCCACCTGCGACTTCACCACGCGCCTCCACGTCCCCGCCGAGAAGCGCAACCTACGCATTCACTCCACGCGCCTCTGGAAGGTCAAGGTCCACTCCTTCTCCATCCTCTTCCGCGACCTCCCACTCCTCCACAACCACTCCCACGTCCTCTGCATCTCCGCCGGCGCCGGCCACGAGGTCGACGCGCTCCACCGCCTCGGCGTCGACGAAGTCACCGGCGTCGAGATCCTCGAATCGCCACCGCTCGTCGGCCGCGCCGATCCGCACAACCTCCCGTTCTTCGACGGCTCTTTCGACCTCGCCTTCACCGCTCGATTTGACGAAGCACTCTTCCCGGCGCGCTTCGCTGCAGAGATGGAGCGCGTGGTCAAGTCTGGCGGCGCGTGCTTTGTCCTCGTGGCGGAATGTGGGGACCATGAGGTGAGAGAGGTGGTTGGTTTGTTTAGGAATTCGAAGCTTGTTATATCCAGTAATGTTTCTTTGACTGGAACGAGAATGACCAGTATTCTTATGAGAACTAGTGATAATtcttcttgattaatttttcctaaatcttgtattttttttatttgtttatgtatttatgtatattGGTCAGTGTAGTTTTTCTGTACAATTTAGTATACCTTGAAACAATTAGAAACCAAAGTCATAAACTTTATCATCTATTGCAATTCATCATGAATAAGTGGAGTCATCTATTAACAATTTGTGATGAATGCTAAATCTGttaacttctatttatagttgaCGGTACATTGATAGAGCATGGAAATTAAACTGATTCCTAATTTACTTATCCTTTTCTTATTTGGTTAGGGGTGATTTTGATTATTAATATATTCCTGTTCTCTTGCCAAAGTGCTTCACTGAAGATGTTGTTGTCGTATGTATGGTTATGTTCACTTGGAACTGTTGTGTTCAAAATGTTGATAACTAACAGTTATAGCGACTTCTTGATCCTATAATTTGATATCTTTTGACTACCAATTTGTGACGGGAGGCCTCAAATGGCTGAGTCATGGATTGTAATGGGATGTTGATATGGCAGAATTTTGGTTTCAGCCATCTGCCACTGATAACATTGATGAATTAACAAGCATTGAACTGATGGGTAAAAATTTGTGTTGTTCTTAtctttaatagaaaaattaaggATGACTGGTAATATCTGATTTTTTGTATCTGCTTGAGGAAGAATAATAGTTATTCTTAATGATGTAGGGTAGATGAATAACTGCAACTCATGATCACTGAGTATGACTATTAGctatgattgatttttttacAGTTACGGGAATGATGTTCTTTAGttcttttttctattgtttgatttttgtttagTTGGAGCCTTGCATTGTGGGCATTAGGGAACTGGACATAGAACGAAAATTGAGATAATGTTAATGATGtctgtttattttatatttcatccTGCAGTAGTTACATCATATGACTGGTTGGTGCATCTTTTTTCTCAATTAGCTTCAAAATTCTATGCACGCATAGCTATTAAAAGTTTCACAAATCATACGATACCGACATTGAAAGGTAAATCGAGATTATCTTTCTTTGTATTCTAAGGAAACGAGTCTTCTTAAGGATGATGAAGTTGGACACTAATAATTTCTTGACAATCTCTctttaaatgttttcttatatCCCTTAGCTAGCCTAGATGGAATATTTTCAAAGGAAGGGAAGAGGAATTTTGAATACGTGGGGACGAAGAACTAGGGAATacaattgaaaaacaataaatttaggtattattttgtagaaataagaagaaaaaatttagATTAGCACTTATAGACCTTGGTTTAAGAACAATAAATCAGTTGTTCATATTTGACCCCTGAAGATAAAATCCAAgttaagaaaaattagaaatttcatCATGTAAACTTATAGTTCCatgattaagtttaaatttgaagaattatAAAAGCTAATACTTGTTCTATTGAagtcatttcttcttctttagtaTAAAATGTCACCTGACAACAACTTCCTAATAGATTTTCAACCCGATATCCTTCTAAATTCATTCCCAGATGTAAGTTTGCTTGCTTTTTTATTGCATCAATAGATTATATGTCAATAATCATGTTTTCTTTCTCGAGCATCTAAATAAACTTGTTTCAAAATTcaacataaatcaaattatttccttcatcataaattttattagcttcaaataattatgttaatgaTTGTTGAATAAGACATCAATTTAATTACTATCGGTATATATGCAAAACTGATGGCTGATTCAGGAgattaaattcaatatttgaACAAATGATCTATCATGTATGTTAAAACTAACTTATGtgattataaatatacaatCTTAATATCTCTTTATTTAATCAACGAGTATTTATATAAAGTTTCTAAAAAcagtaataattttaatttctaaatctaTCTAAAtctttatttacatatttaaaaaaatattttattgagttaTACTTATTGAAATAGTTTGCATTTACATGAGTTTCACAATTCATTAAAAAGAAGTGGACTATAAGAAATCACattactatttaaaaatattattattaaaaaatatttgtaccaaaatataattaaaagatttaacTGATTTTAGGTATGAGATATAAAAGAAACGAAAATATCATAGTTAGATTCTTTTTATGATAATACatcattcttaaaataatttattaaatacataaattatttgtaacaaaattatttttatttaaatattttgataattgtCAATTTATTTAAGCATTTAATGAGACATTAAAAAAGTGGTGctataaaactaattaatgttcttttatttattttatcaacatgttaagataaattaaaattatttgtccACCTCCTTCTTCCATTTATCCCTTTCTCTTTTACTCCTGATTCTATCtttctattcttattttatctttcagtaaaagtttaattttagaGTTAAGATCTTATAATTTATACTCACTTCTCACACACAATCTATTCGTTCTCTTCTATATTCATgctctttttcttactttttctttttgagaattttttctcttctcttttttttattgttgtggtGTGAGAATGTGATGAGTGAGAGGTTGGTGGAAGAAATTGTTGTAGGGGTGACAAAGTTTAATCTCTATATTGCTTGAAGGTGGTGGACTTAACGCAGTAAATAAGAAATAAGGTACGAAACTCTAAATCGTGGAAACCCTTTAAATGGATATGAGCATCCGTCAACCGGATATTAACATCTGTTTAAGATAAAACGAATGTGaacatccgtttaaggtaaatttacttttcttccattttagAAAAGCCAAAGCCTACCTCCCTCATATTTTAACATGATTCTTTTTTCCCGGTGCTCCCTGGAAGTATACCCCTTTCCCTATGCATAATATTTCTACCCTTTTTCACGTAACCATTATATCCCTACACCCCAACTCAATTCATAGTAGTAACAAAACTCCTTCTACTATTTTCCCTTACGCGTATTAACCCTCTCCTCCACATTTATCCTTCTAATTCTTTGAAGCCCCAAGGGCCCCGACCACTTCACCTAACACatctttcatttcaaacttATAAATATCCATTTGCCTCTTTCTGCACTTACTTCATACCAATCTATTAGGAACTCATCTCCACTCTCCCTCTGCATGCAGAAATGTATAACACAAAACCTCACTTAATATTCCTATCTTCCGTGGCTTGCAGAAATGTATAACACAAAACACCTACACACACTCATAACTCATTCTTGTTTCCTCTCTCTTGCAGACCAATATCATCTTAACTCAAATTCTTCCCCTACTCTTTCTTCTTACTTCATCATTCTTACGTAACCCAATATAAGACCAATAACATTCACGGTGGCACCCACACACTAACTCACATTATTCCTACTGACCCTTACGTAACTTCAATCCCCAAGGtttctttttctcatcttcCTCATCGTTAATACACTCACACACAATGCAACCACCTgaaaacatcaacaaaaacCACAAATGAAATCAGAATCACCACCCAAACCCGATACACATTAGATAATTTCGTTACTACCCTTacttatgtaaaaaaaaaaaaaacaaaactaagttcacattatatcaaccataacacatatatacatatttatgtgtatatataacTTACGCAGTATTccaaatagaaaattttataacaactttctaaatataattcgttataatattttatattcaaatccTAAACTTCAtaacatatattacattataatattttataattaaatctcaaataaataaaaatgatttagcATGTTTTTCAGcatataatacataaaatataatatattataacctATTGTTCGAAGACCAACGTACAATGATAAACTTTACGTTCTGCAAACACTTAAAGTATATATAACGTGCATCAGCACCATTACCAGGGAGAACAAAAGTAGAGTTTGGATGAGAAgtctgatggagagaaaagtgTGTGACAGACACTAGTGCACCGAGGGGATTTTACCGcagttatttttcattatacgtcacggtttacgaaccgcgacatattcagTCGCGGTAGTAAATCAGAGACTTTAAgccgcggttataaccgcggtaaaaaagTTGGgaaatatgccgcggttgtacaaggaaccgctgcctaaacccaattttttttaaaaaaaaaaaaaaattgttccagtatatgccgcggttagaaccgcggtaaaag
This region of Vigna radiata var. radiata cultivar VC1973A unplaced genomic scaffold, Vradiata_ver6 scaffold_385, whole genome shotgun sequence genomic DNA includes:
- the LOC106780028 gene encoding uncharacterized protein LOC106780028, with amino-acid sequence MRRSGKHEGVGEEKLIDNKIDKFLKRLSCAAITIASLTLLFLFLRTPDTCVPRRAPVKPHLRFPKSTCDFTTRLHVPAEKRNLRIHSTRLWKVKVHSFSILFRDLPLLHNHSHVLCISAGAGHEVDALHRLGVDEVTGVEILESPPLVGRADPHNLPFFDGSFDLAFTARFDEALFPARFAAEMERVVKSGGACFVLVAECGDHEVREVVGLFRNSKLVISSNVSLTGTRMTSILMRTSDNSS